In a single window of the Lepidochelys kempii isolate rLepKem1 chromosome 21, rLepKem1.hap2, whole genome shotgun sequence genome:
- the GNAT2 gene encoding guanine nucleotide-binding protein G(t) subunit alpha-2, whose product MGSGASAEDKELAKRSKELEKKLQEDGDKEAKTVKLLLLGAGESGKSTIVKQMKIIHQDGYTEEECLEFKSIIYGNVLQSILAIIRAMSTLGIDYAEPGRGDDGRQLCNLADSIEEGTMPPELVDCIKKLWKDAGVQACFDRAAEYQLNDSASYYLNQLDRITALDYLPNEQDVLRSRVKTTGIIETKFAVKDLNFRMFDVGGQRSERKKWIHCFEGVTCIIFCGALSAYDMVLVEDDEVNRMHESLHLFNSICNHKFFAATSIILFLNKKDLFEEKIKKVHLSICFPDYDGPNTFEDAGNYIKNQFLDLNMRKDVKEIYSHMTCATDTQNVKFVFDAVTDVIIKENLKDCGLF is encoded by the exons ATGGGGAGTGGAGCGAGCGCTGAAGATAAAGAACTTGCCAAAAGGTCCAAGGAGCTGGAGAAGAAACTCCAGGAAGATGGAGACAAGGAGGCAAAGACAGTCAAGCTGCTGTTGTTAG GTGCCGGGGAGTCAGGCAAGAGCACAATCGTCAAACAGATGAA gatTATCCACCAAGACGGTTACACGGAAGAAGAGTGCCTGGAATTCAAGTCCATCATCTATGGCAACGTGCTGCAGTCAATCCTGGCCATCATCCGAGCCATGTCCACGCTGGGGATAGATTATGCCGAACCAGGGCGAGGG GATGATGGGCGGCAGCTGTGCAATTTGGCAGATTCCATCGAGGAGGGCACCATGCCCCCGGAGCTAGTAGACTGTATAAAAAAGCTGTGGAAAGATGCGGGAGTCCAGGCCTGTTTTGACAGAGCAGCTGAGTACCAGCTCAACGACTCCGCTTCCTA CTACCTGAACCAGCTGGATCGGATCACAGCCCTGGATTACCTGCCCAATGAACAGGATGTACTACGATCTCGAGTGAAGACCACGGGGATCATAGAGACCAAGTTCGCCGTCAAAGATCTTAACTTCAG GATGTTTGACGTGGGAGGACAGCGGTCAGAGCGCAAGAAGTGGATCCACTGCTTCGAAGGCGTGACCTGCATTATCTTCTGTGGAGCCCTCAGCGCCTACGACATGGTGCTGGTAGAGGATGATGAAGTG AACCGCATGCATGAGTCCCTGCATCTGTTCAACAGTATATGCAACCACAAGTTCTTTGCTGCCACCTCCATTATTCTGTTCCTCAACAAGAAGGACCTCTTTGAGGAAAAGATCAAGAAGGTCCACCTCAGCATTTGCTTCCCAGATTACGATG GTCCCAATACATTTGAAGATGCAGGAAATTACATCAAGAATCAGTTCCTTGATCTCAACATGCGAAAAGATGTGAAAGAAATCTACAGTCATATGACCTGTGCCACAGATACACAGAACGTTAAATTCGTGTTTGACGCAGTCACAGATGTCATCATCAAAGAGAACCTCAAGGACTGTGGTCTCTTCTAG